One genomic region from Sphingobacterium multivorum encodes:
- a CDS encoding DUF5695 domain-containing protein, with product MNLKKCYWILFALVCTQLPSSVYSQQDEHPVWKAVKAQQATLGVEEGAKSFTLKNLNVAILNASQTLSSFRPNGSEKDFDYTPVELLRKRDRNQFFHIGDITISLRRQGDSSWSAYSSATARKHVKALSPTKNNLASADISPTLNNIPLKVIRNWQDDHGDLILSFEISNPTDYTIEIGALGIPLPFNNNMDWKNLDQAHAQNVFFDPYIGQDAGYLQVNRLHGNGPSLLVLPYKNAGFEAYNPLNTDPTPRSITFEGFHEWLIHSKAHAETDWKGVEQWNTPTSTLLKPHESKTFALKFVLAPSIRQIESELLKNNRPVAVGLPGYVVPMDNPAKLFVKHSKAVKNVSVYPEGALTLTKKGSTAQHWTEYEVKGNHWGRARLTINYRDGITQTIHYKVIKSEKEVVQDLGHFLTTRQWYENDKDLFGRSPSVISYDYEEQQPITQNKSAWFAGLSDEAGAASWLAALMKQVLQPDQQEIAKLKRFVNETLYGHIQHKEGDKKYGVVKSLFYYEPDSMPAGTYRSDINWKTWAAWPKKEADDIGRSYNYPHVAAAHWVMYRLARNYNNLVNEETWDKYLERAYQTSIAMVEKAPYYAQFGQMEGSIFLIILNDLRKEGLTTMADKLEAAMRKRAEHWKTLNYPFGSEMPWDSTGQEEVYLWSRFFGFDEKAQVTLNAIIAYMPTVPHWGYNGSARRYWDFVYGGKLSRIERQLHHYGSALNAIPVLTAYRDHPDDFYLLRIGHAGMMGALANVTQDGFGPGAFHSYPSTLANDGISGDYGTGFYGYAVNSGTYIVDHPEFGWLAFSGKLKTEKQLVSVALTTASKGRVFLAKENLWLTTDAGEIAELQYDQKDRSVTLIFNTEANQYSTNMLLNVNPESHYEVEGINKDPLNRYVIPPSIKAVKLKKLK from the coding sequence ATGAATCTTAAAAAATGCTATTGGATCCTATTTGCGCTTGTATGCACACAGTTGCCAAGCAGCGTATATAGCCAGCAGGATGAACACCCCGTATGGAAAGCAGTCAAAGCGCAGCAAGCCACTTTAGGCGTAGAAGAGGGCGCCAAAAGCTTCACCCTCAAAAACCTCAATGTAGCCATTCTCAATGCATCGCAGACGCTATCTTCTTTTCGTCCCAACGGAAGCGAAAAAGACTTTGACTATACACCTGTTGAACTCCTGCGCAAAAGAGACCGTAATCAATTTTTTCATATCGGTGACATCACGATCAGTTTGCGTCGTCAGGGCGACAGCTCCTGGAGCGCCTATTCTTCGGCTACAGCGCGTAAGCACGTGAAGGCGCTAAGTCCTACAAAAAATAACCTGGCAAGCGCAGATATTAGTCCTACGCTCAACAACATCCCCTTAAAGGTCATCCGCAACTGGCAAGATGACCATGGCGACCTGATCCTTAGCTTTGAGATTTCAAATCCAACTGATTATACCATCGAAATTGGCGCGCTGGGCATCCCCCTTCCATTCAATAACAACATGGACTGGAAAAATCTCGATCAGGCGCATGCACAGAATGTATTTTTCGATCCCTATATCGGCCAAGATGCAGGGTATTTACAGGTCAACCGTCTACATGGCAATGGACCGAGTCTATTGGTATTGCCCTATAAAAATGCAGGCTTTGAAGCCTACAATCCGCTCAATACCGACCCGACTCCCCGAAGTATTACCTTTGAGGGATTTCATGAATGGCTGATCCACAGTAAGGCCCATGCCGAGACTGACTGGAAAGGCGTAGAACAATGGAATACACCGACTTCTACCCTCCTGAAGCCACATGAATCAAAGACCTTTGCCTTAAAATTTGTCCTCGCACCAAGTATCCGGCAAATTGAATCGGAGTTACTGAAAAATAATCGGCCTGTTGCTGTTGGACTGCCCGGATATGTTGTCCCCATGGACAATCCCGCCAAACTTTTTGTTAAGCATAGCAAAGCGGTCAAAAATGTCAGTGTCTATCCTGAAGGTGCTTTAACCCTGACAAAAAAAGGAAGTACAGCACAGCACTGGACCGAATACGAAGTGAAGGGCAACCATTGGGGACGTGCGCGGCTTACCATCAACTACCGGGATGGCATTACACAGACGATACACTATAAAGTGATCAAATCTGAAAAAGAAGTCGTCCAAGATCTGGGCCATTTCCTCACTACCAGGCAGTGGTATGAAAACGATAAAGATCTTTTTGGCCGATCACCATCTGTTATATCCTACGACTATGAAGAACAGCAGCCCATCACCCAAAATAAGAGTGCCTGGTTTGCGGGTCTAAGCGATGAAGCCGGTGCCGCAAGCTGGCTTGCCGCCTTGATGAAACAGGTACTACAGCCCGATCAGCAGGAAATAGCCAAATTGAAACGTTTTGTCAATGAGACGCTATATGGCCATATCCAGCATAAAGAAGGCGACAAGAAATATGGGGTTGTCAAAAGCCTATTTTATTATGAACCCGACTCGATGCCCGCAGGAACCTACCGTTCGGACATCAACTGGAAGACCTGGGCGGCCTGGCCAAAAAAAGAAGCCGATGACATTGGGCGCTCCTACAATTACCCACACGTGGCGGCAGCACACTGGGTGATGTACAGGCTTGCCCGCAACTATAACAATCTGGTCAACGAAGAAACCTGGGACAAGTACCTCGAACGGGCGTACCAGACCAGTATCGCCATGGTCGAAAAAGCGCCTTATTACGCGCAGTTCGGTCAAATGGAAGGCAGTATCTTCCTTATCATCCTCAATGACCTCAGAAAGGAAGGATTAACGACTATGGCCGATAAGCTTGAAGCCGCCATGCGTAAGCGAGCGGAGCATTGGAAAACCCTCAATTATCCATTCGGAAGCGAGATGCCCTGGGACTCTACCGGTCAGGAAGAGGTATACCTCTGGTCACGCTTTTTTGGTTTCGATGAAAAGGCTCAAGTCACCCTAAATGCCATCATCGCCTACATGCCAACCGTTCCCCACTGGGGGTACAATGGCAGTGCGCGCCGTTATTGGGATTTTGTTTATGGTGGCAAACTCTCCCGTATTGAGCGTCAGCTGCATCATTATGGTTCGGCCCTCAATGCCATTCCCGTCCTAACGGCCTACCGCGACCATCCAGACGATTTCTACCTGCTACGGATCGGACATGCCGGTATGATGGGCGCATTGGCCAATGTCACCCAAGACGGCTTTGGTCCTGGAGCATTCCACTCTTACCCGTCCACACTGGCCAATGACGGCATCTCGGGTGATTATGGAACCGGTTTTTATGGTTATGCTGTTAATTCAGGTACCTATATTGTCGACCATCCCGAATTTGGCTGGCTGGCTTTCAGCGGTAAGCTAAAAACCGAAAAACAGCTGGTCTCGGTTGCCCTGACTACAGCTTCCAAAGGACGTGTCTTTCTGGCAAAAGAAAATCTTTGGTTGACCACCGATGCCGGAGAAATTGCCGAATTACAGTACGATCAAAAAGACCGCAGCGTCACCCTGATCTTCAATACTGAGGCAAACCAATATAGCACGAATATGCTGCTCAATGTAAATCCCGAAAGCCATTATGAGGTGGAAGGAATAAACAAAGATCCATTGAATCGCTATGTAATACCCCCATCAATAAAAGCGGTAAAATTGAAAAAGCTGAAGTAG
- a CDS encoding helix-turn-helix domain-containing protein — MGFEFKTDDKPFHMAFDHDNFDGEGLKEHAFNIRLPDGELSSKQWIFDGIKILYAEADLDRPAELDWTGDTELISMHFNLQGCTSIQQDGMEAAFELKKNQHNLSYGTQAQGKMMFDELKMKSFVIQFQKESFLNISKNGNESLKRFADSIVAGKPILFSKANLNIDLSQLNCIHSILNCNYAADLKKLFFLSKTIELLVLQAESFNTIQHSNSTYLKYDHDKERIIFARDYLVDNIESPPSLIELAKIAGINEYKLKRGFKELFHQTAFSYLSDLRLELAKNQLLEGKKPVTEIAFEMGYCSLQHFSTAFKKKFAVSPSQVK; from the coding sequence ATGGGATTCGAATTCAAAACTGACGATAAACCATTTCACATGGCCTTTGATCACGATAACTTCGATGGTGAAGGCTTAAAAGAGCATGCCTTTAACATCAGGCTTCCGGATGGAGAGCTATCGTCAAAACAATGGATTTTTGATGGGATCAAAATCCTGTATGCTGAAGCCGACCTCGACAGGCCCGCTGAACTTGACTGGACAGGCGATACCGAATTGATCAGCATGCATTTTAATTTGCAAGGTTGTACATCGATCCAACAGGATGGAATGGAAGCTGCTTTTGAATTGAAAAAAAATCAGCATAATCTAAGCTATGGCACACAGGCGCAGGGAAAAATGATGTTTGATGAATTAAAAATGAAGTCCTTTGTGATTCAATTTCAAAAGGAATCTTTTTTGAACATATCAAAAAATGGAAACGAATCTCTTAAACGATTTGCCGATAGCATTGTAGCAGGTAAGCCCATCCTATTTTCCAAAGCCAATTTGAACATCGATCTATCCCAACTGAACTGCATTCATTCGATTTTGAACTGTAATTACGCTGCCGATCTCAAAAAGTTATTTTTTCTTTCAAAGACCATTGAATTACTTGTCCTGCAAGCAGAGTCCTTCAATACTATCCAACATTCAAACTCTACCTACCTCAAATATGATCACGATAAAGAACGGATTATATTCGCACGCGATTATCTGGTCGACAATATCGAGTCGCCTCCCTCGCTGATTGAACTGGCAAAGATAGCCGGGATAAATGAATATAAGCTAAAGCGGGGATTTAAAGAATTATTTCATCAAACTGCATTTTCCTATCTATCCGACCTGCGTCTAGAGCTTGCTAAAAACCAGCTTCTCGAGGGTAAAAAACCGGTTACTGAAATCGCATTTGAAATGGGCTATTGTTCGCTGCAGCATTTCAGTACTGCATTTAAGAAAAAGTTTGCGGTCAGTCCCAGCCAGGTCAAATAG
- a CDS encoding tagaturonate reductase yields the protein MKLSKENLINIAVHNIDLPHSSIFDLPEKVIQFGTGSLLRGLPDDFIHRANQAGLFNGRILVVKSTTQGDSSAFNTQDALYTLCVQGYSNGKIVDRQQVNASISRVLSAQQSWSEILETATNPQMEILLSNTTEAGLVEDQGDIGDNPPASFAAKVTAYLYTRFRHFNGDPSKGLIIIPTELVPDNAQVLKKIIIKIAERQNLNPEFVSWIKEANHFCNSLVDRIVPGSISSSKFPYEDLLAIMAEPYCLWAIETDSETVKKQLSFAAIDPAVKLVANIEQYKEIKLRLLNATHTLCCGIALLSSVEYVKDFFQVPAFDRYIRHILFNEIGPTLQHYAHIEQAAWEEFGRAVIDRFKNPFLAHRWHAIVLQYTTKMKMRVFPLIAPWYSFQGKPPVGLAIGVAAYLLVIREAASGRLVFQDDLQPKLSQYINGLKSTHDLLSDKDIWELSFADYPEFSNLVQELVEFIEANSIGQAIEKYLKINAY from the coding sequence ATGAAGCTGTCTAAAGAAAATCTGATTAATATAGCTGTTCACAATATAGATCTACCCCACTCCTCCATTTTCGATTTACCCGAAAAAGTGATTCAGTTTGGGACAGGTTCCCTTTTGAGAGGACTACCCGATGATTTTATCCATCGGGCGAATCAGGCAGGGCTATTTAATGGACGAATTTTGGTTGTAAAATCAACTACCCAAGGTGACAGTTCAGCTTTCAATACACAGGATGCGCTATATACCCTCTGCGTGCAGGGTTATTCAAATGGAAAGATTGTCGATCGTCAGCAAGTAAATGCCTCCATTTCCAGGGTATTGTCGGCACAGCAAAGCTGGTCAGAAATTTTGGAAACTGCTACAAATCCGCAGATGGAAATCCTGCTATCCAACACTACAGAAGCAGGTCTGGTCGAAGATCAAGGTGACATCGGAGATAATCCCCCTGCAAGCTTTGCCGCTAAAGTAACTGCTTATCTCTATACCAGATTCCGTCATTTTAACGGCGATCCAAGCAAAGGACTTATTATTATCCCGACGGAACTCGTTCCCGACAATGCACAGGTACTTAAAAAAATCATCATTAAAATAGCTGAACGGCAAAATCTTAACCCCGAATTTGTCAGCTGGATTAAAGAGGCCAATCACTTTTGCAATTCACTCGTCGACCGTATCGTCCCAGGCAGTATCTCGAGCAGCAAGTTCCCCTATGAAGACCTACTCGCTATTATGGCCGAACCATATTGTCTCTGGGCAATAGAAACAGACAGTGAAACCGTAAAGAAACAACTTTCATTTGCTGCAATTGATCCTGCAGTTAAACTTGTAGCCAACATCGAGCAGTACAAAGAGATTAAACTACGTTTATTAAACGCTACCCATACCCTATGCTGCGGCATCGCGCTTTTGTCTTCTGTAGAATATGTGAAGGACTTTTTCCAAGTTCCTGCGTTTGACCGGTATATCCGCCATATTCTTTTCAACGAAATCGGCCCCACACTACAGCATTATGCCCATATTGAGCAAGCAGCATGGGAAGAGTTTGGCAGGGCGGTGATCGACCGTTTTAAAAATCCCTTTCTTGCCCACCGCTGGCATGCTATTGTTTTACAGTATACCACCAAGATGAAAATGCGTGTGTTTCCGCTGATCGCCCCATGGTATTCCTTTCAGGGCAAACCACCAGTGGGTCTAGCCATTGGTGTTGCGGCTTATCTGCTGGTCATTCGTGAAGCCGCCAGTGGAAGGCTTGTTTTTCAGGACGACCTCCAACCCAAGCTGAGCCAGTATATCAATGGTTTAAAGTCCACTCACGACTTACTGTCCGATAAGGATATCTGGGAGCTATCATTCGCGGACTATCCTGAATTTTCTAACCTGGTACAGGAATTAGTTGAATTTATCGAGGCCAACAGTATCGGGCAAGCAATTGAAAAATATCTAAAGATCAACGCCTACTAG
- a CDS encoding family 43 glycosylhydrolase: MKHHFSFVILAAMVMSITRLVAQPLKPYQQPNVLNPLLPGYFADPSIKKIADTYYIYATTDGNGWGAGPSQVWSSRDLKNWTIQPMNWPNTHWYWAPDMTQGYDGRYYLYYSQPVEIFGAVADSPTGPWEPLVAGGKSMIPNYMIPGVITLDGQTFRDDDGRIYLFWGTWGIYPDHGCGVGIFNRDMKTFEKTALIPNTVAKDFFEAPYMFKRKGIYYLMYSSGHCEDGTYRVQYVKSKTGPMGPFEYPSTNPILSTNEDGSIHGPGHHSILEQDNRYFIVYHRHNNPHAGGGFHRQVAMDELFFTPDGDIEPVRPTHAGVPDLLTSAVEPVDLAFGKTVTASSWYNAEFRPSFLVDNNNGTLWRAKNNQGPAWVAIDLGKPMDIQTIAIQFEYPTYAYQYRLETSVDGLAWKSFVDRLDNDRWASPIVEHGKASARYVRLTIFNTQLNGLPRAVWNMKVYAQQLPQQTLWSAAQKMPVQEVAVGNLIHIDAANYQEGQYVKSIQNKGLLGGIFSTEQALAVKNYQGKKAFFFDGGTALRSTFAVPQSLAANGSYSIGLWVNNPDIARFEQLVAWSSGQQDLSKAIFGYGTDAGRGAITHGSWPDMGYASVPDSNVWHHIVFSFDGYQESVYVDGKLQRRENRMLFVKPGDVFVLGASDVLDQHFSGYVSSLQVYNTSLDEEEVVRLANKVPKSNFFALQTDDLNPGKLSTLRNQGTAKDTLVTVDDAVVMVAGNRLALKGKAFESAALREILQQQRYTLDFDWYDDATWQHAVLVNDKGKKSFYRNGKIEKRVFSDKLLRINKPTIDFAYPFHFFRAYAGTVTSDEVDAKFSQWKAGLAKGLDGYVPQVLSPPRLINADQVFAQVEKKPGMWYLFRSDGESSGWKQQSYHLFKSSGPGKSIEVLAKDAFGHVSKPVVEAISAQKPKLVQPAQDESYSAKDQEIPFWDGYHYSEKTDSTQTALSYLAGTWKIQSKNTKWGDADLLAPFVFKELEGDFTLEVKVSDVVGLGRKVRTSSEAGVMIQSMDRKDAYISNCILTGWNLGNLSRSIGPQIFQEENTGTGLNFLPYLQVQKVGSYFFLRCSIDGVDWKDLPGTPFLRPDLNGKRLRVGLYQIAGNNQLGYGEFERLRIWK; this comes from the coding sequence ATGAAACATCATTTTTCTTTCGTTATTTTGGCAGCAATGGTTATGTCGATTACAAGGCTGGTGGCTCAGCCGTTGAAACCGTACCAACAGCCCAATGTATTGAATCCACTGCTGCCCGGATATTTTGCGGACCCGAGCATTAAGAAAATTGCCGATACATATTATATCTATGCGACTACGGATGGGAACGGTTGGGGCGCAGGTCCTTCGCAGGTGTGGAGCTCCCGGGATCTGAAGAACTGGACCATTCAACCCATGAACTGGCCCAATACACATTGGTACTGGGCGCCTGATATGACGCAGGGATACGACGGACGGTATTACCTCTATTATAGTCAGCCTGTAGAAATTTTTGGTGCAGTGGCCGACAGCCCGACGGGACCCTGGGAACCTTTGGTAGCTGGAGGCAAATCGATGATCCCTAATTATATGATTCCAGGTGTAATTACTCTGGACGGGCAAACCTTTCGGGATGATGATGGCCGCATTTATCTATTTTGGGGAACCTGGGGAATCTACCCCGATCATGGATGTGGGGTGGGGATATTCAACAGGGATATGAAAACGTTCGAAAAGACAGCATTGATCCCCAATACGGTGGCAAAGGACTTTTTTGAGGCGCCCTATATGTTTAAGCGTAAGGGCATCTATTACCTGATGTACTCCTCGGGGCATTGCGAAGATGGTACGTATCGTGTTCAGTACGTTAAAAGTAAAACCGGTCCAATGGGGCCTTTTGAATACCCGTCGACCAATCCAATATTGAGTACAAACGAGGATGGCAGTATACACGGTCCGGGACACCATAGTATTCTTGAACAGGATAATCGTTATTTCATTGTCTATCACAGGCATAACAATCCACACGCTGGGGGTGGCTTCCACCGTCAGGTTGCCATGGACGAGCTGTTCTTTACGCCTGACGGCGATATTGAGCCGGTGCGGCCCACACATGCTGGTGTACCGGATTTACTTACATCGGCGGTAGAGCCGGTAGATTTGGCTTTCGGTAAAACCGTGACGGCCTCTTCCTGGTACAATGCGGAATTTAGGCCTTCTTTTTTAGTAGACAACAACAATGGAACGCTATGGCGGGCCAAAAATAATCAGGGACCCGCCTGGGTAGCTATTGACCTGGGTAAACCAATGGATATACAGACCATAGCCATTCAGTTTGAATACCCAACGTATGCCTATCAATACCGACTTGAAACTTCTGTGGATGGTCTTGCCTGGAAAAGTTTTGTAGATCGTTTGGATAACGACCGTTGGGCAAGTCCTATTGTGGAACATGGTAAAGCTTCGGCAAGATATGTTAGATTAACCATTTTCAACACGCAATTGAATGGACTTCCAAGGGCTGTTTGGAACATGAAAGTATATGCACAACAGCTTCCACAACAGACGCTATGGTCTGCAGCACAAAAGATGCCTGTGCAGGAAGTCGCAGTGGGTAATTTGATCCATATCGATGCGGCTAATTACCAGGAAGGGCAATACGTAAAAAGTATTCAGAATAAAGGGCTACTCGGGGGCATATTCAGCACGGAACAGGCCCTGGCTGTTAAAAATTATCAGGGTAAAAAGGCATTCTTCTTTGATGGTGGGACTGCGCTGCGGTCGACATTCGCTGTGCCGCAGTCATTGGCTGCAAATGGCTCCTATAGTATAGGACTATGGGTCAATAATCCGGACATAGCGCGGTTTGAACAGCTGGTTGCCTGGTCGTCGGGGCAGCAGGATCTCAGTAAAGCGATTTTTGGTTATGGTACTGATGCCGGACGTGGGGCCATCACGCATGGCTCTTGGCCTGATATGGGGTATGCGTCGGTTCCGGACTCAAATGTGTGGCATCATATTGTATTTTCTTTTGACGGCTATCAGGAGTCTGTTTATGTGGACGGAAAGCTGCAGCGCAGGGAAAATAGGATGCTGTTTGTCAAGCCCGGGGATGTTTTTGTCCTGGGAGCTTCGGATGTACTGGACCAGCATTTTTCGGGCTATGTATCCAGTTTGCAGGTATATAATACGAGCTTGGATGAGGAGGAAGTGGTTAGGTTGGCCAATAAAGTACCTAAATCGAATTTCTTTGCGCTGCAAACTGACGATTTAAACCCCGGAAAGCTCAGTACCTTGCGGAACCAGGGAACAGCTAAGGATACTTTAGTGACGGTTGACGATGCGGTGGTCATGGTAGCGGGAAATAGACTGGCACTGAAAGGTAAAGCTTTTGAAAGTGCGGCGCTAAGGGAGATTCTTCAGCAACAGCGTTATACACTTGATTTTGATTGGTATGACGATGCTACCTGGCAGCATGCTGTGCTTGTCAATGATAAAGGAAAGAAGAGCTTTTATCGCAATGGGAAGATTGAAAAGCGCGTGTTTTCTGACAAACTGCTGCGGATAAATAAGCCTACTATCGACTTTGCTTATCCATTTCATTTCTTTCGCGCCTATGCTGGTACCGTAACATCGGACGAGGTAGACGCGAAGTTCAGTCAGTGGAAAGCGGGCCTAGCCAAGGGACTGGACGGGTATGTTCCGCAGGTGCTTTCTCCGCCGCGCCTGATCAATGCCGATCAGGTATTTGCACAGGTAGAGAAAAAGCCAGGAATGTGGTATTTATTCCGTTCTGATGGTGAGAGCTCAGGCTGGAAGCAGCAGTCTTACCATCTTTTTAAATCATCCGGACCCGGAAAATCTATCGAAGTTCTTGCGAAGGATGCCTTTGGCCATGTCAGTAAACCGGTAGTGGAAGCGATTTCGGCGCAAAAGCCGAAATTGGTGCAGCCAGCACAGGATGAAAGCTATTCAGCCAAGGATCAGGAAATTCCTTTCTGGGATGGTTATCACTACAGTGAAAAAACCGATAGTACACAGACAGCGCTTTCCTACCTAGCTGGAACCTGGAAAATCCAGTCCAAAAATACAAAATGGGGCGATGCAGATCTTCTAGCCCCGTTTGTTTTTAAAGAGCTGGAGGGCGATTTCACGCTAGAGGTTAAGGTAAGTGATGTGGTAGGCCTGGGCCGTAAAGTACGTACATCAAGTGAAGCTGGTGTCATGATTCAAAGCATGGATCGTAAGGATGCCTACATCAGCAATTGTATTTTGACGGGATGGAACCTAGGCAACCTTTCGCGGAGCATCGGTCCGCAGATTTTTCAGGAAGAGAATACAGGAACGGGCCTTAATTTTTTGCCTTACCTTCAGGTCCAAAAGGTCGGTAGTTATTTCTTTTTGCGTTGCTCGATAGATGGTGTGGATTGGAAAGATCTGCCTGGAACACCGTTTCTACGTCCCGATCTGAACGGCAAAAGACTGCGCGTCGGCCTTTACCAGATTGCCGGTAACAACCAGTTGGGCTATGGCGAATTTGAAAGACTTCGTATCTGGAAATAA